A genomic segment from Maridesulfovibrio ferrireducens encodes:
- a CDS encoding metal ABC transporter ATP-binding protein — MNSEKVISFSNVSFGYGPHDVIDDVSFDILKGDYLAVLGPNGGGKTTLLKLLLGLLKPKKGCVEILGKAPGKHGGQIGYMPQYTSVSESFPITVRDAVLMGKVSPGIKGVFGIRFASNASAEVEKALDRVGMLPFINRRISDLSGGQKQRVFIARAIVDEPQIILLDEPTASVDQAGKNSLYCLLRELNQEMTVIMVSHDISVLGQGVKSVACVNRKVHMHDQPKITRELLSEAYGETERGSCPIELVTHGELPHRVLEFHAESEDKPEGDWHD, encoded by the coding sequence ATGAACTCCGAAAAAGTTATAAGTTTTTCGAATGTTAGTTTCGGATATGGCCCTCATGACGTCATAGATGACGTGAGTTTTGATATTTTAAAAGGCGATTATCTTGCTGTGCTCGGCCCGAACGGAGGAGGCAAGACAACATTGCTTAAGCTCTTGCTGGGTCTGCTTAAGCCTAAGAAAGGTTGTGTTGAGATTCTTGGAAAAGCGCCCGGGAAGCATGGCGGACAGATAGGGTATATGCCCCAGTATACATCTGTTTCGGAAAGTTTTCCGATTACAGTGCGCGATGCTGTTCTTATGGGAAAAGTTTCTCCCGGTATTAAAGGTGTTTTCGGTATAAGGTTTGCCAGTAATGCTTCTGCTGAGGTAGAAAAAGCTCTTGATCGTGTGGGAATGCTCCCGTTTATCAATCGTAGAATTTCAGATCTTTCAGGTGGTCAGAAACAGCGTGTGTTTATTGCTCGCGCTATTGTTGATGAACCTCAAATTATATTACTTGATGAACCGACGGCGAGCGTTGATCAGGCTGGCAAAAACAGTTTGTACTGTTTGCTTCGGGAATTGAATCAAGAGATGACGGTGATTATGGTCAGCCATGATATATCTGTTCTTGGACAGGGGGTTAAGTCGGTGGCATGTGTGAATAGAAAAGTTCATATGCATGATCAGCCTAAAATAACCCGCGAATTGTTAAGTGAAGCTTACGGAGAAACCGAGCGCGGATCATGTCCCATTGAGCTTGTTACGCATGGAGAGCTTCCACATAGGGTTCTTGAATTTCATGCTGAATCTGAGGATAAGCCGGAAGGAGATTGGCATGATTGA
- a CDS encoding metal ABC transporter permease, whose product MIESLSYEFMQNALIAGVLASIICGIIGALVVVNRVVLLAGGIAHASYGGVGLAFFLGLPMLPVTAAFAVCAALLMALVTMRVKDRADTFIGVMWAGGMALGIILLDITPGYNVDLMSYLFGGILATPNSDLVLMAVLAGIVLSVVFVCYKGFWAMSFDEDFARARGVPVTLLYFLMLALIALSVVMVIRVVGLILVIALLTIPPQIAESRTSSLHTMMILSILLSMFFCVTGLLLSYEFDVSSGATIIAVSVVGFALSLLLNKIKGRSAA is encoded by the coding sequence ATGATTGAGTCACTTAGTTACGAATTTATGCAGAATGCCTTGATCGCCGGAGTGCTGGCTTCCATCATCTGCGGAATTATCGGGGCGCTTGTTGTTGTTAACAGAGTAGTGCTCCTTGCCGGAGGAATTGCTCATGCTTCGTATGGCGGAGTAGGTTTAGCGTTTTTTCTAGGTCTTCCTATGCTTCCGGTTACAGCGGCTTTTGCCGTGTGCGCGGCGTTGCTTATGGCGCTTGTTACCATGCGGGTGAAAGATAGAGCTGATACTTTCATAGGCGTTATGTGGGCGGGAGGTATGGCTCTGGGTATTATCCTGCTTGATATTACCCCCGGCTATAATGTCGATCTGATGAGTTATCTTTTCGGGGGGATACTTGCCACTCCAAATTCTGATTTAGTGCTGATGGCGGTGCTGGCAGGGATTGTGCTATCGGTTGTTTTTGTTTGTTACAAAGGGTTCTGGGCCATGTCTTTTGATGAAGATTTTGCCCGCGCCAGAGGCGTGCCTGTCACATTGCTTTATTTTTTGATGCTTGCTTTGATTGCTCTAAGCGTAGTTATGGTAATCCGTGTTGTCGGACTTATTCTGGTTATTGCGCTTTTGACGATCCCTCCGCAGATAGCGGAAAGCAGAACATCCTCACTTCATACAATGATGATTCTTTCAATCTTGCTCAGTATGTTTTTTTGCGTGACTGGATTGTTGTTATCTTATGAATTTGATGTGTCTTCAGGGGCAACAATTATTGCAGTAAGTGTCGTGGGGTTTGCTCTTTCTCTTTTACTTAATAAGATCAAAGGGCGTTCG
- a CDS encoding low specificity L-threonine aldolase — protein MRAFASDNYAGVHPVIMEAIINANSDDMSSYGNDPISEAAKNLFLEHFGKDAKVFFMGTGTATNTLILKHITTSWNSVICADTAHINVDECGSVEAVAGVKIIHAEAVNGKISVESIKPLLFGEKDVHRSQPAVISITQNTELGTVYTLAETKAICDYAHEKGLLVHMDGARLANAAATLDASFKEMTVDCGVDVLSFGGTKNGCMCAEAAVFINPEIGKNFEFVRKQGMQLVSKMRYIGAQFKALLTDELWLKNARRSNELAALLAQKVQGISEVQITRPVETNAVFAIIPAHCITQLQEKFPFYVWNEATGEVRWMASWSTTEEDIENFVSALKELI, from the coding sequence ATGCGCGCATTTGCAAGTGATAACTATGCGGGAGTTCATCCTGTCATAATGGAAGCAATTATCAACGCTAATAGTGATGATATGAGTTCCTACGGTAATGATCCAATTTCAGAAGCAGCAAAAAATCTATTTTTAGAACATTTCGGAAAAGACGCAAAAGTGTTCTTCATGGGAACTGGAACAGCTACCAATACACTAATTCTTAAGCATATAACAACAAGCTGGAACAGTGTTATATGCGCCGACACGGCACATATAAATGTTGACGAATGCGGATCAGTCGAAGCTGTCGCCGGAGTTAAAATTATTCATGCCGAAGCCGTCAACGGTAAGATCAGTGTAGAATCAATCAAACCCCTCCTATTTGGTGAAAAAGATGTTCACCGAAGCCAGCCCGCCGTTATTTCAATAACTCAGAATACGGAACTGGGAACAGTTTATACACTGGCTGAAACTAAAGCTATTTGCGATTACGCACATGAAAAAGGTCTGCTGGTCCATATGGACGGAGCCAGACTTGCTAACGCAGCCGCAACGCTTGATGCCAGTTTTAAAGAAATGACCGTTGATTGCGGAGTTGATGTTCTTTCCTTCGGCGGCACTAAAAACGGATGCATGTGTGCTGAAGCTGCGGTCTTCATTAATCCTGAAATCGGTAAAAATTTTGAATTTGTCCGCAAGCAGGGCATGCAGCTTGTTTCTAAAATGCGTTATATAGGCGCACAGTTTAAAGCTCTGCTGACTGATGAACTGTGGCTTAAAAATGCACGCAGATCCAACGAACTCGCGGCTCTTCTCGCGCAAAAGGTTCAGGGAATCAGTGAAGTACAGATCACCCGTCCAGTCGAAACCAATGCTGTTTTTGCTATTATTCCTGCGCACTGCATCACGCAGTTGCAAGAAAAATTTCCTTTCTATGTATGGAATGAAGCCACCGGAGAAGTACGCTGGATGGCTTCATGGTCAACAACGGAAGAAGATATTGAGAACTTTGTCAGCGCGCTGAAAGAACTGATTTAA